In Pelmatolapia mariae isolate MD_Pm_ZW linkage group LG13, Pm_UMD_F_2, whole genome shotgun sequence, a genomic segment contains:
- the LOC134640355 gene encoding peroxisomal membrane protein PEX13-like isoform X1 gives MGEFASTDLGLATGSSTPAGSSVLPRMAPPVPPRQVQQSYRPSNSSFSPLTASMGAPSVVATAWEDTDTHLTLKTSPPADTNWASEEDDHVVARGEYDLTAASQEELSMRAGEMLNLAPKELQPRVRGWLLASVDGETTCSSQPTTLRSSAREETAGPQI, from the exons ATGGGGGAGTTTGC ATCTACAGATTTGGGATTAGCTACAGGCTCCTCCACCCCTGCTGGCTCTTCTGTCCTGCCCAGGATGGCGCCCCCGGTGCCCCCTCGTCAGGTCCAGCAGTCCTACCGTCCATCCAACAGCTCCTTCTCCCCTCTTACAGCCTCTATGGGAGCTCCATCTGTGGTGGCTACAGCCTGGgaggatacagacacacacctcaCCTTGAAGACGTCCCCCCCAGCAG ACACTAACTGGGCGAGCGAGGAGGACGACCACGTGGTGGCCAGAGGAGAATATGACTTGACAGCTGCTTCTCAGGAGGAGCTTTCTATGCGAGCTGGAGAGATGCTCAACCTCGCTCCTAAAG AGCTACAGCCCCGTGTGCGTGGCTGGCTCCTGGCCAGTGTGGACGGTGAGACCACATGCTCGTCCCAGCCAACTACGTTAAGATCCTCAGCAAGAGAAGAGACCGCCGGGCCACAGATATGA
- the LOC134640355 gene encoding peroxisomal membrane protein PEX13-like isoform X2, giving the protein MLSTDLGLATGSSTPAGSSVLPRMAPPVPPRQVQQSYRPSNSSFSPLTASMGAPSVVATAWEDTDTHLTLKTSPPADTNWASEEDDHVVARGEYDLTAASQEELSMRAGEMLNLAPKELQPRVRGWLLASVDGETTCSSQPTTLRSSAREETAGPQI; this is encoded by the exons ATGCT ATCTACAGATTTGGGATTAGCTACAGGCTCCTCCACCCCTGCTGGCTCTTCTGTCCTGCCCAGGATGGCGCCCCCGGTGCCCCCTCGTCAGGTCCAGCAGTCCTACCGTCCATCCAACAGCTCCTTCTCCCCTCTTACAGCCTCTATGGGAGCTCCATCTGTGGTGGCTACAGCCTGGgaggatacagacacacacctcaCCTTGAAGACGTCCCCCCCAGCAG ACACTAACTGGGCGAGCGAGGAGGACGACCACGTGGTGGCCAGAGGAGAATATGACTTGACAGCTGCTTCTCAGGAGGAGCTTTCTATGCGAGCTGGAGAGATGCTCAACCTCGCTCCTAAAG AGCTACAGCCCCGTGTGCGTGGCTGGCTCCTGGCCAGTGTGGACGGTGAGACCACATGCTCGTCCCAGCCAACTACGTTAAGATCCTCAGCAAGAGAAGAGACCGCCGGGCCACAGATATGA
- the LOC134640355 gene encoding peroxisomal membrane protein PEX13-like isoform X3, whose protein sequence is MAPPVPPRQVQQSYRPSNSSFSPLTASMGAPSVVATAWEDTDTHLTLKTSPPADTNWASEEDDHVVARGEYDLTAASQEELSMRAGEMLNLAPKELQPRVRGWLLASVDGETTCSSQPTTLRSSAREETAGPQI, encoded by the exons ATGGCGCCCCCGGTGCCCCCTCGTCAGGTCCAGCAGTCCTACCGTCCATCCAACAGCTCCTTCTCCCCTCTTACAGCCTCTATGGGAGCTCCATCTGTGGTGGCTACAGCCTGGgaggatacagacacacacctcaCCTTGAAGACGTCCCCCCCAGCAG ACACTAACTGGGCGAGCGAGGAGGACGACCACGTGGTGGCCAGAGGAGAATATGACTTGACAGCTGCTTCTCAGGAGGAGCTTTCTATGCGAGCTGGAGAGATGCTCAACCTCGCTCCTAAAG AGCTACAGCCCCGTGTGCGTGGCTGGCTCCTGGCCAGTGTGGACGGTGAGACCACATGCTCGTCCCAGCCAACTACGTTAAGATCCTCAGCAAGAGAAGAGACCGCCGGGCCACAGATATGA